A single genomic interval of uncultured Desulfobulbus sp. harbors:
- a CDS encoding (Fe-S)-binding protein, protein MDIVAPADFVVWGMRTQIVSILIPLVALVVFGLIVKKRLVPLLLAAGDARFNRWRERLAKVVSLWLIQVRQPRYLVAGLLHLAIFFGFLVLSLRSTSLVIIGINPDFHLPFLTGTLGAVYNVCKDYAATVVLVACVIAAVRRGIIKPARYAVPAKYGKDHTAEAVFVLAIISVLMISESLFEASAVAAAPEQGHGLAPLTLVWLFAALLKGASVDSLQPLHILSYYVHDLVFFFFLCYLPFGKHFHVLTSLLNVLFMRLDKGVVKPVRYGLSADEVGELESIGVKKIEDFTWKHLLDFYSCADCGRCSDQCPANTVKRPLSPRFITIKARDLLFKSFPVWGPQQPSPALVGGIFTEEEIWSCTTCGACEEECPLAIEYIDKIVDLRRGMIDDGLVPQSLQKPLSALEKRGNPYGKSAKQRAKWIDDPDFAATVPVKLADPDTPSSTLFFVDSVGSYDERIISITKDAARLLHHLNIDFAILGEEEKDAGNEVKRFGEEMLFQELKAHNTEVILEAKPKDIVTVDPHAFNALKNDYSGLPPVRHITEVLLAALHKGQLRFRDPEGPARVYTYHDPCYLGRHNLLYDEPRALIDALPGMKRVEMAKHRDRSFCCSGGGLALFYEPEEETRMGVLRVNMAREAGADVLVTACPFCLINMEDAIKIAGLEGQLEVVDLTELLASRVIFNESRP, encoded by the coding sequence ATGGATATCGTTGCACCTGCTGATTTTGTCGTCTGGGGCATGAGAACCCAGATAGTCTCCATACTGATCCCCCTTGTCGCCCTGGTCGTGTTCGGCCTCATCGTCAAAAAGCGCCTGGTTCCCCTGCTGCTGGCAGCCGGTGATGCCCGTTTCAACCGCTGGCGCGAGCGCCTGGCCAAGGTGGTCTCGCTCTGGCTGATCCAGGTCAGGCAACCGCGCTACCTGGTGGCCGGCCTCTTGCACCTGGCGATCTTTTTCGGCTTCCTGGTGTTGTCGCTGCGTTCGACCTCGCTGGTGATCATCGGCATAAACCCCGATTTCCACCTGCCGTTTTTAACCGGCACCCTGGGCGCGGTTTACAACGTCTGTAAGGACTATGCCGCTACCGTGGTGCTGGTGGCCTGCGTAATCGCAGCCGTTCGCCGCGGCATCATCAAGCCCGCCCGTTACGCCGTGCCCGCCAAATATGGCAAGGACCATACCGCAGAGGCGGTGTTCGTGCTGGCGATCATCTCGGTGCTGATGATCTCGGAAAGCCTGTTCGAGGCGAGCGCGGTCGCTGCCGCCCCGGAACAGGGCCATGGACTGGCTCCGTTGACCCTGGTTTGGCTCTTTGCCGCCCTGCTCAAGGGGGCGAGTGTCGACAGCCTGCAACCACTGCATATCCTCTCCTACTACGTGCATGATCTGGTTTTCTTTTTCTTCCTCTGTTACCTGCCCTTTGGCAAACATTTTCATGTGTTGACCTCGCTGCTCAACGTCCTCTTCATGCGGCTGGACAAGGGGGTGGTCAAACCGGTGCGCTACGGCCTGAGTGCCGACGAGGTCGGCGAGCTGGAGTCGATCGGGGTCAAGAAGATCGAGGATTTCACCTGGAAGCACCTGCTTGATTTCTACAGCTGCGCCGACTGCGGCCGCTGTTCCGACCAGTGTCCGGCGAACACGGTGAAACGTCCGCTGTCGCCGCGCTTCATCACCATCAAGGCGCGGGATCTGCTCTTCAAGTCCTTTCCGGTCTGGGGACCGCAACAACCCAGTCCGGCCCTGGTAGGCGGCATCTTCACCGAGGAGGAGATCTGGTCCTGCACCACCTGCGGCGCCTGCGAGGAGGAGTGTCCCCTGGCGATCGAGTACATCGACAAGATCGTCGATCTCAGGCGTGGGATGATCGATGACGGACTGGTACCACAGTCGTTGCAGAAACCGTTGAGCGCCTTGGAAAAACGGGGCAACCCCTATGGCAAGAGCGCCAAGCAGCGGGCCAAATGGATCGACGACCCGGACTTTGCCGCTACCGTACCGGTCAAACTGGCCGACCCGGATACACCGTCCTCGACCCTGTTCTTTGTCGACAGTGTCGGCTCCTATGACGAGCGGATCATCAGTATCACCAAGGATGCGGCCCGTCTGCTGCACCATCTGAATATCGACTTCGCCATCCTCGGCGAGGAGGAGAAGGACGCGGGCAACGAGGTCAAGCGTTTTGGCGAGGAGATGCTCTTTCAGGAGCTCAAGGCCCACAACACCGAGGTTATTCTCGAGGCCAAGCCCAAGGACATCGTCACCGTCGATCCCCATGCCTTCAATGCCCTGAAAAACGATTACAGCGGTCTGCCGCCGGTACGTCACATCACCGAGGTACTGCTGGCCGCCCTCCACAAGGGGCAACTGCGGTTCCGCGATCCCGAAGGGCCTGCGCGGGTCTACACCTATCACGACCCCTGCTACCTGGGTCGGCATAACCTGCTCTACGATGAGCCGCGTGCCCTGATCGACGCCCTGCCGGGGATGAAGCGGGTGGAGATGGCCAAGCACCGGGATCGTTCCTTCTGCTGCAGCGGCGGCGGCCTGGCGCTCTTCTACGAGCCCGAGGAGGAGACCCGCATGGGCGTGCTCCGGGTGAACATGGCCCGTGAGGCCGGTGCCGATGTGCTGGTCACCGCCTGTCCTTTCTGCCTGATCAACATGGAGGACGCGATCAAGATCGCCGGACTTGAAGGGCAGCTGGAGGTGGTCGATCTGACCGAGCTGCTGGCCAGCCGCGTGATTTTCAACGAGAGCCGCCCCTGA
- a CDS encoding acyl-CoA dehydrogenase family protein — translation MSFALNKEQLMIQKMARDFARKELAPLAAERDEQHLFPADSLRKMGELGLLGMLVSEQYGGEDMGTVAYALALSEIAGACASTAVIMSVHNSICCTSIEKYGSEQQKKQFLVPMTAGTLIGAFALTEPEAGSDAQAITCSAVREGESFILNGSKRFITSGKNGGVIIVLARTKESGSDGITAFLVTPDLPGFSVAKVENKMGQCASDTVDLLFDNCKVPVERMLGQEGEGFAIAMSGLDAGRIGIAALSLGVAQAALDEAIKYAKQRKQFGQAIAQFQGLQWMIADMAMDVEAARLMVLNAAAIKERGENCAMAASMAKCFASEMVNRVTSQAIQIHGGYGYVKEYAVERFYRDARVLTIYEGTNQIQRHVIARELLKTK, via the coding sequence ATGAGCTTTGCACTGAACAAGGAACAGTTGATGATCCAGAAGATGGCCAGGGATTTCGCCCGCAAGGAACTGGCACCGCTTGCGGCCGAGCGGGACGAGCAGCATCTCTTTCCCGCAGACAGCCTCAGGAAGATGGGCGAACTCGGGCTCTTGGGCATGCTGGTGTCCGAACAGTACGGCGGTGAGGATATGGGCACGGTCGCCTACGCCCTGGCACTGAGCGAGATTGCTGGCGCCTGCGCATCGACCGCAGTGATCATGTCGGTCCATAATTCGATCTGTTGCACCAGTATCGAAAAATATGGCAGCGAACAGCAGAAAAAACAGTTTCTGGTGCCGATGACCGCAGGCACATTGATCGGCGCCTTTGCCCTGACCGAACCCGAGGCCGGTTCCGATGCCCAGGCCATCACCTGCAGTGCAGTTCGGGAAGGAGAGAGTTTTATCCTCAACGGCAGTAAGCGGTTCATAACCTCGGGCAAGAACGGCGGGGTGATCATTGTCCTGGCCCGCACCAAGGAGAGCGGCAGCGACGGCATCACCGCCTTTCTCGTCACTCCGGACCTGCCCGGATTCAGCGTGGCCAAGGTGGAAAACAAGATGGGGCAGTGCGCCTCGGACACCGTTGACCTGCTGTTCGACAACTGCAAGGTTCCGGTCGAGCGGATGCTTGGCCAGGAAGGGGAAGGGTTCGCCATCGCCATGTCCGGGCTCGATGCCGGCCGGATCGGCATTGCCGCCCTGTCCCTGGGTGTGGCCCAGGCCGCACTTGATGAGGCCATCAAATACGCCAAGCAGCGTAAGCAGTTCGGTCAGGCCATTGCCCAGTTCCAGGGGTTGCAGTGGATGATCGCCGACATGGCCATGGACGTGGAGGCAGCAAGGCTGATGGTGCTCAACGCCGCCGCCATCAAGGAGCGCGGCGAGAACTGTGCCATGGCCGCCTCCATGGCCAAGTGCTTCGCCTCGGAGATGGTCAACCGGGTCACCTCCCAGGCCATCCAGATTCATGGCGGCTACGGTTACGTCAAGGAGTATGCGGTGGAACGGTTCTATCGCGATGCCCGTGTGCTCACCATCTACGAGGGGACCAATCAGATTCAGCGGCATGTGATTGCCCGGGAACTGCTGAAGACCAAGTAG
- a CDS encoding enoyl-CoA hydratase-related protein — translation MQYNNILIETNEGVATVTINRPKALNALNGATIGELSQCFQEMENDPEVRAVILTGTGSKAFVAGADIAEMLAFDPVAARGFARAGQQLFSLIEALSKPVIAAVGGFALGGGCELAMACDIRLASDNAKFGQPEINLGTIPGFAGTQRLPRLVGKGRAKELLLTGDVIDAQEACRIGLVNRVVPQEELVAASRALAAKIAAKGALAVQWCKEAVNRGLEMEIDQACAYEADLFALTFATEDRAEGMGAFVEKRKPQFKGC, via the coding sequence GTGCAGTACAACAATATTCTGATCGAGACCAACGAGGGAGTGGCCACGGTGACGATCAATCGTCCCAAGGCACTCAATGCGCTTAATGGGGCCACTATCGGCGAGCTCTCGCAATGCTTTCAGGAAATGGAGAACGATCCTGAAGTGCGGGCGGTGATTTTGACCGGTACGGGATCCAAGGCCTTTGTCGCCGGGGCGGATATCGCCGAGATGCTCGCCTTTGACCCGGTAGCCGCCCGTGGTTTCGCCCGTGCAGGGCAACAGTTGTTCAGCCTGATCGAGGCCCTGTCCAAGCCGGTGATCGCTGCAGTGGGCGGTTTTGCCCTGGGCGGCGGCTGTGAACTGGCCATGGCCTGCGATATCCGTCTGGCGAGCGACAACGCCAAATTCGGTCAGCCGGAAATCAATCTCGGCACCATTCCCGGTTTTGCGGGAACCCAGCGACTGCCCAGGCTTGTGGGCAAGGGGCGGGCCAAGGAACTGCTTTTGACCGGTGATGTCATCGATGCCCAGGAGGCCTGCCGGATCGGTCTGGTCAACCGGGTGGTGCCCCAGGAGGAGTTGGTGGCGGCCTCGCGCGCTTTGGCGGCAAAGATCGCGGCCAAAGGGGCCCTGGCGGTGCAGTGGTGCAAGGAGGCGGTCAATCGTGGGCTGGAGATGGAGATCGACCAGGCCTGCGCCTATGAGGCGGACCTGTTTGCCCTCACCTTTGCCACTGAGGACCGGGCGGAAGGGATGGGCGCCTTTGTCGAAAAGCGCAAACCCCAGTTCAAGGGATGCTGA
- a CDS encoding acyl-CoA dehydrogenase family protein — protein MNLDLNDEQKLIQETTRQVANNELAQVSSQSEQALEQQALIANLNKLSALGFMGINVEQRYGGAEAGVIAFSVAMTEIARVCASTAISVSINNLACEVIQAIGTESQKQAHIPKICRGEYSAGVIGLSEHCVQASERCITATNQGDHYVLNGERSMVQTPNAGVFIVWAVTDQTVPLNQGVSCFLVAAETAGLEMTANDQSSGKDRPGTSRLAFTNCRVPQAALMGRLNNGFSISVAQLAGGRIGIGSMGLGIGLAAMNQAACADEECGCRDENATFHSVLAQLDATRSELEAARLLLMNAAYCRERGRSYAKKADMAKVYAVKSANLACANTLELLERHGFGKAQASSADARITTVKANRHAMQRLILSWDILQGLAV, from the coding sequence ATGAATTTAGACCTCAACGATGAACAGAAACTCATTCAGGAGACGACCCGGCAGGTGGCCAACAACGAGTTGGCACAGGTCTCCTCCCAAAGCGAACAGGCGCTGGAGCAGCAAGCCTTGATCGCCAATCTGAACAAACTTTCCGCCCTGGGGTTCATGGGCATCAACGTCGAGCAACGGTACGGCGGGGCGGAGGCGGGCGTCATCGCCTTCAGTGTGGCCATGACCGAGATCGCCCGGGTCTGCGCCTCCACCGCCATCAGCGTCTCGATCAATAATCTCGCCTGCGAGGTCATTCAGGCCATTGGCACCGAATCGCAGAAGCAGGCCCATATTCCCAAGATCTGCCGCGGCGAATATTCCGCCGGGGTCATCGGGTTGAGCGAGCACTGTGTCCAGGCGTCCGAACGATGTATCACTGCAACAAATCAGGGGGACCACTATGTGCTCAACGGTGAGCGCAGCATGGTCCAGACCCCCAATGCCGGCGTCTTCATCGTCTGGGCGGTCACCGACCAGACCGTGCCCCTTAATCAGGGTGTCAGTTGTTTCCTGGTGGCGGCGGAAACCGCGGGACTGGAGATGACGGCCAATGATCAGTCGTCCGGGAAGGACAGACCCGGGACCAGCCGCCTGGCATTCACCAATTGCAGGGTACCCCAAGCCGCTCTCATGGGCCGATTGAACAACGGGTTCAGCATCTCTGTGGCCCAGTTGGCTGGAGGTCGGATCGGCATCGGTTCCATGGGCTTGGGGATCGGACTGGCGGCGATGAACCAGGCTGCCTGCGCTGACGAAGAGTGCGGCTGCCGGGACGAAAACGCCACCTTTCACAGTGTATTGGCGCAGCTCGACGCAACCCGCTCCGAGCTTGAAGCTGCCCGGCTGTTGTTGATGAATGCCGCCTATTGCCGGGAACGCGGGCGATCGTATGCCAAAAAGGCGGACATGGCCAAGGTGTACGCGGTCAAAAGCGCCAATCTCGCCTGTGCCAACACCCTGGAGCTGTTGGAACGACATGGATTCGGCAAGGCTCAGGCCTCGAGCGCCGATGCGCGCATTACCACGGTCAAGGCCAACAGGCATGCGATGCAACGGCTGATTCTCTCCTGGGACATCCTCCAGGGATTGGCTGTCTGA
- a CDS encoding HD domain-containing phosphohydrolase, with product MNESTLVPLIQLLNITIMHMTRKAQPGRRLPAWALRLAASAYGFFVPLLVILILLVLGQGGAAANSGSDQPQQVLILHSYAPDFVWTRELHTGILSALEKQGQTTSYRVEYLDAKHQDSPAYLEQLFRLYQEKYLRTPDAHIDGILLTDNHALDFVARYRDAFFPHVPMVACGINSAQSVPANVFDVNIILERVAHTETLKAALRQNPETHTIYVVIDNTLTGQSIRQDFLAQTAQLGRQIRLEVLPPMTGEALLQFADNRVPGELIYLLVYFQDAAGKLFTADAMPRAIAARSPVPVYAGWDFQLNTGVVGGCVTSAYGQGQKAAQTLLDRLAGNNPPHMYDGLTGVNRHTYDYSALERFVIPLQSLPADAVVLNRPRSYFERHRSAILGALGIIAILGVIILLLLQNIRRQRTINRGNAEILTLNREVIETQLDLLTTLGEVIESRSHDTANHVRRVAAYSVLLGKKYGLSEEDLLLLEAASPMHDIGKIGIPDAILHKPDRLTAEEYEIIKHHTVIGEHILRVSDRKLIASARIIALQHHECWDGSGYPCGLKGEEISIMARISSLADVYDALSLSRVYKPPWPQEKVLQFIREQRGAMFDPRIVDLFFEHLDEVEAIKNRLSDPVASIQNAVSLQGPVQCPIRSV from the coding sequence TTGAACGAGAGTACATTGGTGCCCTTGATTCAACTCCTGAACATCACGATCATGCATATGACACGGAAGGCGCAGCCGGGCAGACGTCTCCCTGCCTGGGCTCTGAGGCTTGCTGCCTCTGCCTACGGATTTTTTGTACCGCTTCTCGTGATCCTGATCCTGCTTGTCCTGGGGCAGGGAGGAGCTGCGGCCAACTCCGGATCCGATCAACCGCAACAGGTTCTCATCCTTCATTCCTATGCACCGGACTTTGTCTGGACCAGGGAATTGCACACCGGTATTCTCTCTGCGCTGGAAAAGCAGGGACAAACGACCAGCTACCGGGTGGAGTACCTGGATGCCAAGCACCAGGATTCACCGGCCTATCTGGAACAACTCTTCCGTCTCTACCAGGAAAAATACCTGCGCACTCCAGATGCCCACATCGACGGCATTCTTCTGACCGATAATCATGCGCTGGACTTCGTTGCCCGTTACCGGGACGCGTTTTTTCCGCACGTACCGATGGTGGCCTGCGGCATCAACAGTGCCCAGTCGGTTCCGGCCAATGTCTTTGATGTGAACATAATCCTCGAACGCGTGGCCCACACGGAGACGCTCAAGGCCGCCCTGCGGCAAAATCCTGAAACGCACACCATCTATGTCGTCATCGACAACACCCTCACCGGCCAGTCTATCCGCCAAGATTTTTTGGCGCAGACCGCCCAGCTCGGCCGACAGATCAGGCTGGAAGTTCTGCCACCGATGACCGGCGAGGCGTTGCTCCAGTTTGCCGACAACCGCGTTCCCGGGGAATTGATCTATCTGCTGGTCTATTTTCAGGATGCTGCCGGCAAGTTGTTCACCGCTGACGCAATGCCCCGGGCCATCGCCGCCCGGTCGCCGGTTCCGGTCTACGCGGGCTGGGATTTTCAGCTCAATACAGGCGTGGTCGGTGGATGCGTCACCAGCGCCTACGGCCAGGGGCAAAAGGCGGCGCAAACCCTCCTTGATCGGCTGGCAGGCAACAACCCGCCCCACATGTACGACGGTCTTACCGGGGTCAACCGACACACCTACGATTACAGTGCACTCGAGCGGTTTGTGATTCCCCTTCAGAGCCTGCCGGCTGATGCGGTCGTGCTCAACCGGCCGCGCTCGTACTTTGAGAGACACCGTTCGGCCATCCTCGGTGCCTTGGGAATCATCGCCATACTTGGTGTTATCATCCTGCTGCTGCTCCAGAATATCCGCCGTCAACGGACGATCAACCGAGGCAACGCCGAGATTCTGACCCTGAACAGAGAGGTGATCGAAACCCAACTGGATCTCCTTACAACCCTGGGCGAGGTCATCGAATCCCGGTCCCACGACACCGCCAACCATGTTCGCCGGGTTGCGGCCTACTCGGTCCTGCTTGGCAAAAAATACGGGTTGTCCGAGGAGGATCTGCTTCTCCTGGAGGCCGCCTCGCCGATGCACGATATCGGCAAGATCGGCATCCCCGACGCCATTCTCCACAAGCCCGATCGGCTTACCGCGGAGGAGTATGAAATTATCAAACATCACACCGTCATCGGTGAGCATATCCTGCGGGTTTCCGACCGCAAACTCATTGCCAGTGCGCGCATCATCGCCTTGCAGCACCATGAGTGTTGGGACGGCAGCGGCTATCCCTGCGGCCTCAAAGGCGAGGAGATCAGCATCATGGCGCGGATCAGCTCCCTGGCGGATGTCTACGATGCCCTTTCCCTGAGCAGGGTCTATAAACCGCCCTGGCCACAGGAAAAGGTGCTGCAGTTCATCCGGGAACAACGTGGTGCCATGTTCGATCCACGAATCGTCGATCTGTTTTTCGAGCATCTGGATGAAGTAGAGGCAATCAAAAACCGGCTCTCCGACCCGGTCGCTTCCATCCAGAATGCCGTTTCCCTGCAAGGGCCGGTTCAATGTCCCATACGGTCAGTCTGA